In one Stenotrophomonas maltophilia genomic region, the following are encoded:
- a CDS encoding response regulator transcription factor, producing MPPAPATPHTGKLRRLALLDPHPVLRLGLEVLLCEHSGLQVRGSFANEADLLSLLHQQPGCVDLLVIDALPLGDQGVGLQLLRTLSQQWPSLPVLVLSAHCNASTVVTAMQAGARGFLSKATAPRVLLRAVEVVARGGRFVPPELRPQLSRSRARRMPSLMPLSRREREVLRLVLEGCSTGEVAQRFGRSASTVSSQKKAAYQKLGIRSDGELFRIRHLLECG from the coding sequence ATGCCGCCCGCCCCCGCCACCCCGCATACCGGGAAGCTGCGCCGCCTGGCGCTGCTGGATCCGCATCCGGTGCTGCGGCTGGGCCTGGAAGTGTTGTTATGTGAGCACAGCGGTCTGCAGGTCCGTGGCAGCTTCGCCAATGAAGCCGACCTGCTGTCGCTGCTGCATCAGCAGCCCGGTTGTGTCGATCTGCTGGTGATCGATGCCCTTCCGCTGGGTGACCAGGGGGTTGGCCTGCAACTGCTGCGCACGCTGTCGCAGCAGTGGCCGTCGTTGCCGGTGCTGGTGCTTTCAGCCCATTGCAACGCCAGCACGGTGGTGACGGCCATGCAGGCCGGCGCGCGCGGCTTCCTGTCCAAGGCGACCGCACCGCGCGTGCTGCTGCGGGCTGTGGAGGTGGTGGCCCGGGGTGGGCGGTTCGTGCCGCCGGAACTGCGCCCGCAGTTGAGCCGCTCGCGGGCGCGCCGCATGCCCTCATTGATGCCGCTCAGCCGCCGCGAGCGCGAGGTGCTGCGCCTGGTGCTGGAAGGCTGCAGCACCGGCGAAGTCGCGCAGCGCTTCGGCCGTTCCGCAAGCACGGTCAGCTCGCAGAAAAAAGCCGCCTACCAGAAGCTCGGCATCCGCAGCGACGGCGAGTTGTTCCGCATCCGCCACCTGCTCGAATGCGGCTGA
- a CDS encoding DUF6165 family protein, whose translation MDAILTPVSIGELIDKITILEIKAERIGDATKLANVRTELDGLLPLLQQQLQAQPALAALKQQLKAINERMWDIQDQLRDKEAAQVFDDAFVQLARGVYGTNGERVQVKNEINRVAGSALVEEKQYQGE comes from the coding sequence ATGGACGCCATCCTGACGCCGGTATCGATCGGCGAGCTGATCGACAAGATCACCATTCTCGAGATCAAGGCCGAACGCATCGGCGATGCCACCAAGCTGGCCAATGTGCGCACCGAGCTGGACGGCCTGCTGCCGTTGCTGCAGCAGCAGCTGCAGGCACAGCCGGCACTTGCCGCGCTGAAGCAGCAGCTCAAGGCCATCAACGAGCGCATGTGGGACATCCAGGACCAGCTGCGCGACAAGGAAGCGGCACAGGTGTTCGATGATGCCTTCGTCCAGCTGGCGCGCGGCGTGTACGGTACCAATGGCGAGCGCGTGCAGGTCAAGAACGAGATCAACCGCGTTGCAGGTTCGGCACTGGTCGAAGAAAAGCAGTACCAGGGCGAATAA
- a CDS encoding TorF family putative porin — MNSKGMIAAVAAALAGLLGVGTAQAQVSGNATLTSDYVWRGSSQSDGDPAVQAGAKFALASGWYASAWGSNVSFKPDNGARSEFDLVAGWSGTPAADWTLDANLTRYVYPGTARALDWTEFAATVGWKQRTWLQVAHSSDALAGGHRGTYAQLGVRLPLRERFRLEAAVGHYWLEAAQGPDYLHGQLSAIATLAPAWEVRATVHDTDTAARRLFPGNAGGRWELALQGSF, encoded by the coding sequence GTGAACAGCAAGGGGATGATCGCGGCGGTGGCCGCGGCGTTGGCGGGGCTGCTGGGCGTCGGCACCGCACAGGCACAGGTGAGCGGCAACGCCACGTTGACCAGTGACTACGTCTGGCGCGGCAGTTCGCAGAGTGACGGCGACCCGGCGGTGCAGGCCGGAGCGAAGTTCGCGCTCGCGTCCGGGTGGTATGCCAGCGCGTGGGGCTCGAACGTATCGTTCAAGCCGGACAACGGCGCACGCAGCGAGTTCGATCTGGTGGCGGGCTGGTCCGGCACACCGGCCGCGGACTGGACGCTGGACGCCAACCTGACCCGCTATGTGTATCCGGGGACAGCCCGCGCGCTGGACTGGACAGAGTTCGCTGCCACGGTGGGCTGGAAGCAGCGGACCTGGCTGCAGGTCGCGCATTCCAGCGATGCCCTGGCCGGTGGCCATCGCGGTACGTATGCACAGCTGGGCGTGCGCCTGCCGCTGCGCGAGCGCTTCCGGCTTGAAGCGGCCGTGGGCCACTACTGGCTGGAGGCCGCACAGGGGCCGGATTACCTGCACGGGCAGCTCAGCGCCATCGCCACGTTGGCTCCGGCGTGGGAAGTGCGGGCCACCGTGCATGACACCGATACCGCGGCCAGACGCCTGTTCCCGGGCAACGCGGGCGGGCGCTGGGAACTGGCGCTGCAGGGCAGCTTCTAG
- a CDS encoding DUF1456 family protein, giving the protein MINNDVLRSVRYSLDLGDHHVVALCQLADPTFAVDLEQARAWLRREDEAGFVPMDDSALAHFLDGLIVHLRGRDESQPQRAVETRVDNNLVLKKLRVAFQLRDVDLMDIFASAGFKVSKSEIGALFRQPGHANYRRCLDQMLRNFLKGLSQRLRG; this is encoded by the coding sequence ATGATCAACAATGATGTACTGCGCAGCGTGCGCTACTCCCTGGACCTGGGCGACCATCACGTGGTGGCCCTGTGCCAGCTGGCCGACCCGACCTTCGCGGTGGATCTGGAGCAGGCCAGGGCGTGGCTGCGGCGCGAGGATGAAGCCGGCTTCGTGCCGATGGACGACAGTGCGCTGGCGCACTTCCTGGATGGCCTGATCGTGCACCTGCGCGGCCGCGACGAGAGCCAGCCGCAGCGCGCCGTGGAAACCCGCGTCGACAACAACCTGGTGCTGAAGAAGCTGCGCGTGGCGTTCCAGCTGCGCGACGTCGATCTGATGGACATCTTCGCCAGCGCCGGCTTCAAGGTATCCAAGTCCGAGATCGGGGCGCTGTTCCGCCAACCCGGACATGCCAACTACCGACGTTGCCTGGATCAGATGCTGCGCAACTTCCTCAAGGGCCTGAGCCAGCGCCTGCGCGGTTGA
- a CDS encoding SDR family NAD(P)-dependent oxidoreductase — protein sequence MSRTVLITGATSGFGAAAVHRFAQAGWKVIATGRRSDRLQPLVERYGKDVVHAAAFDVRDPIAMEAALLALPPAFGEIDLLVNNAGLAQGTAPAQSASLQDWTTMIDTNITALVTLTHRLLPQLVERRGAIINISSVAGVYPYPGGNAYGGTKAFVSQFSLGLRSDLHGTGVRVTTIEPGMAETEFTVVRTHGDQAASDKLYSGANPMTAEDIAEQIFWVASLPPHLNINRLELMPVSQSFAGFQVAREG from the coding sequence ATGTCCCGCACCGTCCTGATTACCGGCGCCACGTCCGGGTTTGGCGCCGCCGCCGTCCATCGCTTCGCCCAGGCAGGCTGGAAGGTGATCGCCACCGGCCGTCGCAGCGATCGCCTGCAACCGCTGGTCGAGCGCTATGGCAAGGACGTGGTGCACGCAGCGGCGTTTGATGTCCGCGATCCGATCGCAATGGAAGCGGCGCTGCTGGCGCTGCCCCCCGCATTCGGTGAGATCGACCTGCTGGTCAACAACGCCGGTCTCGCGCAGGGCACCGCTCCGGCGCAGAGCGCCAGCCTGCAGGACTGGACGACGATGATCGATACCAACATCACCGCCCTGGTGACGTTGACCCACCGCCTGCTGCCGCAGCTGGTCGAACGCAGGGGTGCGATCATCAACATCTCGTCGGTTGCCGGTGTCTACCCGTACCCGGGCGGCAACGCGTATGGCGGTACCAAGGCGTTCGTCAGCCAGTTCTCGCTGGGCCTGCGTTCGGACCTGCACGGTACGGGCGTGCGTGTGACCACCATCGAGCCGGGCATGGCCGAGACCGAGTTCACGGTGGTGCGTACCCACGGTGACCAGGCCGCGTCGGACAAGCTGTATTCCGGCGCCAACCCGATGACCGCCGAGGACATCGCCGAGCAGATCTTCTGGGTTGCCAGCCTGCCGCCGCATCTGAACATCAACCGCCTGGAACTGATGCCGGTCAGCCAGTCGTTCGCCGGCTTCCAGGTCGCGCGCGAGGGCTGA
- a CDS encoding SPOR domain-containing protein, with amino-acid sequence MAARRGKNQARRNSSSQGTPGWVWLVAGVAIAAVVFLAAPNLFKGEGDGFLRAGPQPNPNAQPAPVADADSDVGTQPAAQPATPKPAEAEKPAATQYDFYTLLPGKEVEMSDAELAASTRAEEQRRAKAEAQRAQAALEGKPVPATPAPTATASVASTAPVTATSRPLPAPLSERPATAAPATTSPAATSTASTAQAARVDAPPAAAAAPAVAGDNARYILQAGAFGASGDAEATKAKLAMMGLAARVESAQINGKTVYRVRMGPYGSAGELSEAKQKLDGTGLQAMAIKAQ; translated from the coding sequence ATGGCAGCACGACGCGGCAAAAACCAGGCACGACGCAACAGCAGCAGCCAGGGCACCCCGGGATGGGTGTGGCTGGTCGCCGGTGTGGCCATCGCCGCCGTGGTGTTCCTGGCGGCGCCGAATCTGTTCAAGGGCGAGGGCGATGGCTTCCTGCGCGCCGGTCCGCAGCCGAACCCGAACGCGCAGCCGGCGCCGGTCGCCGATGCCGACAGCGATGTCGGCACGCAGCCGGCCGCACAACCGGCCACGCCGAAACCGGCCGAAGCCGAGAAGCCGGCGGCGACCCAGTACGACTTCTACACCCTGCTGCCCGGCAAGGAAGTGGAGATGTCCGATGCCGAACTGGCTGCCAGCACCCGCGCCGAGGAACAGCGCCGGGCCAAGGCCGAAGCGCAGCGCGCGCAGGCGGCGCTGGAGGGCAAACCGGTCCCCGCAACGCCGGCACCGACCGCGACGGCCAGTGTCGCCAGCACGGCACCGGTGACCGCGACCAGCCGTCCGCTGCCTGCCCCGCTGAGCGAACGCCCGGCAACGGCTGCACCGGCCACGACCAGTCCGGCGGCGACCAGCACGGCATCGACCGCGCAGGCCGCCCGCGTGGACGCGCCGCCGGCCGCCGCTGCAGCACCGGCCGTGGCCGGCGACAACGCGCGCTACATCCTGCAGGCAGGTGCGTTCGGCGCCTCCGGCGACGCCGAGGCCACCAAGGCCAAGCTGGCGATGATGGGCCTGGCGGCACGGGTGGAGTCGGCGCAGATCAATGGCAAGACCGTGTACCGCGTGCGCATGGGGCCCTACGGCAGCGCCGGTGAGCTGTCCGAAGCCAAGCAGAAGCTGGATGGCACCGGCCTGCAGGCGATGGCGATCAAGGCACAGTGA
- the argS gene encoding arginine--tRNA ligase codes for MKNLLRALISQGIEALRANGTLPADSLPPDFVVERPKTRDHGDFATNAAMLLAKAARSNPRALAQALVEALPRSEDVSKVEIAGPGFINFHLAPAAYQREAASVIKEGHDYGRNLSGNGRTVGVEYVSANPTGPLHVGHGRAAAIGDCVARVLDANGWNAKREFYYNDAGVQIENLALSVQARVQGIAPDQEGWPEGGYRGEYIADVARAYMAGASVDLEGTLVVGAKDPHDMQAIRRFAVAYLRNEQNLDLAAFGVDFDIYFLESSLYADGKVAETVAKLQASGHTYEEGGALWLRSTDFGDDKDRVMRKSDGTFTYFVPDVAYHLSKWQRGYERAITELGADHHGSLARVRAGLQALEVGIPQGWPEYVLHQMVTVMRGGEEVKLSKRAGSYFTLRDLIEEAGRDATRWFLIARKPDSQLTFDIDLARQQSNDNPVFYVQYAHARVCSLLRQAQEKGLAYDQGSGLGQLVRLADDASLLLMNEISRYPEVVEAAGVALEPHLVAQYLRELAHAFHTWYHGTPVLVDDADDRNAKLTLACAARQVLANGLDLLGVSAPEKM; via the coding sequence GTGAAAAATCTCCTCCGCGCCCTGATCAGCCAAGGCATCGAAGCCTTGCGCGCCAATGGCACCCTGCCCGCCGACTCCCTGCCGCCGGACTTCGTGGTCGAGCGCCCGAAGACCCGTGACCATGGCGACTTCGCCACCAACGCCGCGATGCTGCTGGCCAAGGCCGCGCGCAGCAACCCGCGCGCACTGGCGCAGGCACTGGTCGAGGCGCTGCCGCGCAGCGAGGACGTCAGCAAGGTCGAGATCGCCGGACCCGGCTTCATCAACTTCCACCTGGCTCCGGCCGCGTACCAGCGCGAAGCCGCCTCGGTCATCAAGGAAGGCCACGACTACGGGCGCAACCTGTCCGGCAACGGCCGCACGGTGGGCGTGGAGTATGTGTCGGCCAACCCGACCGGTCCGCTGCACGTCGGCCATGGCCGCGCTGCGGCGATCGGCGACTGCGTGGCCCGCGTGCTCGACGCCAACGGCTGGAACGCCAAGCGTGAGTTCTATTACAACGACGCCGGCGTGCAGATCGAGAACCTGGCGCTGTCGGTGCAGGCCCGCGTCCAGGGCATCGCCCCCGACCAGGAGGGCTGGCCGGAAGGCGGCTACCGCGGCGAGTACATCGCCGATGTCGCGCGAGCCTACATGGCCGGCGCCAGCGTCGACCTGGAAGGCACCCTCGTGGTCGGCGCCAAGGATCCGCACGACATGCAGGCGATCCGCCGCTTCGCGGTGGCCTACCTGCGCAACGAGCAGAACCTGGACCTGGCCGCGTTCGGCGTCGATTTCGACATCTACTTCCTGGAAAGCTCGCTGTACGCCGATGGCAAGGTCGCGGAAACCGTGGCCAAGCTGCAGGCGTCCGGCCACACCTACGAGGAAGGCGGCGCACTGTGGCTGCGCAGCACCGACTTCGGTGACGACAAGGACCGCGTGATGCGCAAGTCCGACGGCACCTTCACCTACTTCGTGCCGGACGTGGCCTACCACCTGTCCAAATGGCAGCGCGGCTACGAGCGCGCGATCACCGAGCTGGGCGCCGACCACCACGGGTCGCTGGCGCGCGTGCGTGCAGGCCTGCAGGCGCTGGAAGTGGGCATCCCGCAGGGCTGGCCCGAGTATGTGCTGCATCAGATGGTCACCGTCATGCGCGGCGGCGAGGAAGTGAAGCTGTCCAAGCGTGCCGGCAGCTACTTCACCCTGCGCGACCTGATCGAAGAAGCTGGACGCGATGCGACCCGCTGGTTCCTGATCGCGCGCAAGCCCGATTCGCAGCTGACCTTCGACATCGATCTGGCCCGCCAGCAGAGCAACGACAACCCGGTGTTCTACGTGCAGTACGCGCATGCCCGCGTGTGCAGCCTGCTCCGCCAGGCGCAGGAGAAGGGCCTGGCCTATGACCAGGGCAGTGGCCTGGGTCAGCTCGTGCGCCTGGCCGATGACGCCTCGCTGCTGCTGATGAACGAGATCTCGCGCTATCCGGAAGTGGTCGAAGCCGCCGGCGTGGCGCTGGAGCCGCATCTGGTGGCGCAGTACCTGCGTGAATTGGCGCATGCCTTCCACACGTGGTATCACGGGACACCGGTGCTGGTGGACGACGCCGACGATCGCAACGCCAAGCTGACGCTGGCCTGCGCGGCGCGTCAGGTGCTGGCCAATGGCCTCGACCTCCTGGGCGTGAGCGCCCCGGAAAAAATGTAA
- the radC gene encoding RadC family protein — MPIHDWPEQERPREKLLARGPTMLSDAELLALFLGSGVGGRDAVQTARDLLHAHGPLRVLLDRPAGELARLPGLGPARSCTLAAGLELAHRYLAAELQHGEAVGDNPGAVGRYLQHRLRGQARELFLVLFLDNRHRLIACEELFAGTLTAAAVYPREVVRRALQLNAAAVIISHNHPSGDPEPSPADARITEELQQALALVDIRLLDHFVVGEGRPVSFAERGLLGQRQARLFG, encoded by the coding sequence ATGCCCATCCATGACTGGCCTGAACAGGAACGTCCCCGCGAGAAGCTGCTGGCGCGGGGTCCCACCATGCTGTCCGACGCGGAGTTGCTGGCGCTGTTCCTCGGCTCCGGGGTCGGCGGCCGCGATGCCGTGCAGACTGCACGCGACCTGCTGCACGCGCACGGTCCGCTACGGGTGCTGCTGGACCGGCCTGCCGGCGAGCTGGCACGGCTGCCCGGGCTGGGGCCGGCCCGCAGCTGCACCCTGGCCGCCGGCCTGGAACTGGCCCACCGGTACCTGGCCGCCGAACTGCAGCACGGCGAAGCAGTTGGCGACAATCCCGGGGCGGTGGGGCGCTACCTGCAGCACCGTCTGCGCGGGCAGGCCCGCGAACTGTTCCTGGTGCTGTTCCTGGACAACCGCCACCGGCTGATCGCGTGCGAGGAACTGTTTGCCGGAACCCTCACCGCAGCGGCGGTCTATCCACGGGAGGTCGTGCGGCGCGCCCTGCAGCTCAATGCCGCCGCCGTGATCATCAGCCACAACCACCCGTCCGGCGACCCGGAGCCATCGCCGGCCGACGCGCGCATCACCGAGGAGCTGCAGCAGGCCCTGGCCCTGGTCGACATCCGCCTGCTCGACCATTTCGTAGTGGGCGAAGGCCGCCCTGTTTCGTTTGCTGAACGTGGCCTGCTGGGCCAGCGCCAGGCCCGCCTGTTCGGCTGA
- a CDS encoding response regulator transcription factor: MQPRIIIADDHPVVLHGIRIVLEAHQMQVAGSAADGAQLLDLLQRETCHAVLTDLSMPGVGPDGPALLGALRERHPGLPVVVLTGARHPGLLDRLLREGIDGLVDKCAGFAELPMALAAAMSGQVFVSQQLRHHLQSRDLLFQRTPVSLSAREQEVLQLLAEGLNINAIAARCGRSPKTISRQKAEAKRKLGLQSNQELFDYLKTVRD; the protein is encoded by the coding sequence GTGCAACCGCGCATCATCATCGCCGACGACCATCCGGTTGTACTGCATGGCATCCGTATCGTGCTGGAGGCTCACCAGATGCAGGTGGCCGGCAGCGCGGCCGACGGTGCCCAGCTGCTCGACCTGCTGCAGCGTGAAACCTGCCATGCCGTCCTCACCGACCTGTCCATGCCCGGCGTCGGCCCCGACGGCCCTGCGCTGCTGGGCGCACTGCGCGAGCGTCATCCGGGCCTGCCGGTGGTGGTGCTGACCGGAGCGCGCCACCCGGGACTGCTGGACAGGCTGCTGCGCGAAGGCATCGATGGCCTGGTCGACAAATGCGCCGGCTTCGCCGAGCTGCCGATGGCGCTCGCGGCAGCCATGTCCGGCCAGGTCTTCGTCTCACAGCAGCTGCGTCATCACCTGCAGTCGCGCGACCTGCTGTTCCAGCGCACACCGGTCTCGCTCTCCGCGCGCGAGCAGGAAGTCCTGCAGCTGCTCGCCGAGGGCCTGAACATCAACGCCATCGCGGCCCGCTGCGGCCGCAGCCCGAAGACGATCAGCCGGCAGAAGGCCGAGGCCAAGCGCAAGCTGGGATTGCAGAGCAACCAGGAACTGTTCGACTACCTGAAGACCGTGCGCGATTGA
- the coaBC gene encoding bifunctional phosphopantothenoylcysteine decarboxylase/phosphopantothenate--cysteine ligase CoaBC has protein sequence MADSPNASPAPAGALEGQKLLLCVGGGIAAYKALELVRRLRDAGALVQVAMTAGAQQFVTPLSFQALSGQPTRTTLWDSAAEQAMGHIELARWADRIVIAPGTADLLARLAHGHADDLVSTLCLASTAPLTVCPAMNHRMWLHPATQANIALLRQRGAQVIGPVDGPLAEGESGPGRLAEPGDIVAALAANGNAVAPAAPAATRALQGLRVLISAGPTYEDIDPVRYVGNRSSGKMGFALAAAAATMGAQVVLVSGPVQLPTPVGVQRVDVRSAAQMRDAVLSSLPADIYIGAAAVSDYTPRQVAPQKLKKTADSQSLVIELVRTPDILAEVAAQTQSLKLVVGFAAETHDVEKYARGKLVDKRLDLVIANQVGISGGGFESDNNAATAFWQDGEQVFPATSKRELAEQLLALIARRLQA, from the coding sequence GTGGCTGACTCCCCCAACGCATCCCCCGCGCCGGCCGGCGCGCTGGAAGGCCAGAAACTGCTGTTGTGTGTCGGCGGCGGGATTGCGGCTTACAAGGCCCTGGAACTGGTGCGGCGGCTGCGCGATGCCGGGGCGCTGGTGCAGGTGGCGATGACTGCCGGCGCCCAGCAGTTCGTGACCCCGCTCAGTTTCCAGGCCCTGTCCGGGCAGCCGACCCGCACTACGTTGTGGGACAGCGCCGCCGAACAGGCCATGGGCCACATCGAGCTGGCGCGCTGGGCCGACCGCATCGTGATCGCACCGGGCACCGCCGACCTGCTGGCGCGCCTGGCCCATGGTCACGCCGACGACCTGGTCAGCACGTTGTGCCTGGCCAGTACCGCGCCGCTGACCGTGTGTCCGGCGATGAACCATCGCATGTGGCTGCATCCGGCCACGCAGGCCAACATCGCACTGCTGCGCCAGCGGGGCGCGCAGGTGATCGGACCGGTCGACGGGCCGTTGGCCGAGGGTGAGTCCGGCCCGGGGCGGCTGGCCGAGCCGGGTGACATCGTTGCCGCGCTGGCGGCCAACGGCAATGCCGTGGCGCCTGCCGCGCCCGCGGCAACCCGCGCGCTGCAGGGACTGCGTGTGCTGATCAGCGCCGGACCCACCTACGAGGACATCGACCCGGTGCGCTACGTCGGCAACCGCAGCAGCGGCAAGATGGGCTTCGCACTGGCCGCGGCCGCGGCGACGATGGGGGCGCAGGTGGTGCTGGTCAGTGGTCCCGTGCAGCTGCCGACGCCGGTCGGCGTGCAGCGCGTCGATGTGCGCTCGGCCGCACAGATGCGCGACGCCGTGCTCTCATCGCTGCCGGCCGACATCTATATCGGTGCCGCCGCCGTGTCCGACTACACCCCACGGCAGGTGGCGCCGCAGAAGCTGAAGAAGACCGCCGACAGCCAGTCACTGGTGATCGAACTGGTGCGTACCCCGGACATCCTGGCCGAGGTGGCCGCGCAGACGCAGTCGCTGAAGCTGGTGGTCGGTTTCGCCGCCGAAACCCACGACGTGGAGAAGTACGCGCGTGGCAAGCTGGTCGACAAACGCCTGGATCTGGTGATCGCCAACCAGGTCGGCATCAGTGGCGGTGGCTTCGAAAGTGACAACAACGCCGCCACGGCCTTCTGGCAGGATGGCGAACAGGTATTCCCGGCGACCTCCAAGCGCGAGCTGGCCGAACAACTGCTGGCGCTGATCGCGCGGAGACTTCAGGCATGA
- the dut gene encoding dUTP diphosphatase produces MTQVISSQPLQVKLLDPRFGDSWPLPAYATEASAGMDLRAALDTALTLQPGDTALVPSGLAIHIADPHLCAVILPRSGLGHRHGIVLGNGTGLIDADYQGPLLISVWNRGREAFTIEPGDRIAQLVVVPIARVSLQVVDTFTDSVRGTGGFGHTGVR; encoded by the coding sequence ATGACCCAGGTGATTTCATCGCAACCGTTGCAGGTCAAACTGCTCGATCCGCGCTTCGGCGACAGCTGGCCGCTGCCGGCGTATGCCACCGAGGCCAGTGCCGGCATGGACCTGCGCGCAGCGCTGGACACCGCGCTGACTTTGCAGCCGGGCGATACCGCGCTGGTTCCCAGTGGCCTGGCCATCCACATTGCCGATCCGCACCTGTGCGCGGTCATCCTGCCGCGTTCGGGCCTGGGCCATCGCCACGGCATCGTCCTCGGCAACGGCACCGGCCTCATCGACGCCGACTACCAGGGTCCGCTGCTGATCAGCGTCTGGAACCGGGGCCGCGAGGCCTTCACGATCGAGCCGGGTGACCGCATCGCGCAGCTGGTGGTGGTTCCGATTGCCCGCGTCAGCCTGCAGGTGGTGGATACTTTCACCGACAGCGTGCGGGGAACGGGTGGATTCGGCCATACCGGGGTGCGTTGA